The following coding sequences are from one Malaciobacter pacificus window:
- the recR gene encoding recombination mediator RecR, with amino-acid sequence MNKGLEKFYELVEAFESLPTIGKKSALRLAYHIVMNDNYCGIKIAHSIENALKNITKCSKCGSMSEHEICEFCLDDSRDETTLCIVQSAKDIFIIEDSKQFDGKYFVMEELDENSLSMLINLVKDNKVENILFAITPSIANDAFILYIEDKLKEFDINFTKIAQGVPTGVSLENVDILSLSKAIQSKVNI; translated from the coding sequence ATGAATAAAGGACTTGAAAAATTTTACGAATTAGTTGAAGCTTTTGAATCTTTACCTACTATTGGTAAGAAATCAGCTCTTAGACTTGCTTATCATATTGTTATGAATGATAACTATTGTGGAATAAAAATAGCTCACAGTATAGAAAATGCTTTAAAAAATATTACTAAGTGTTCAAAGTGTGGTTCTATGAGTGAACATGAAATTTGTGAGTTTTGTTTAGATGATAGTAGAGATGAAACTACATTATGTATTGTTCAAAGTGCAAAAGATATTTTTATCATAGAAGATTCAAAACAATTTGATGGAAAATATTTTGTTATGGAAGAACTAGATGAAAATAGTTTAAGTATGCTAATTAATCTTGTAAAAGATAATAAAGTTGAAAATATACTATTTGCTATTACCCCTTCTATTGCTAATGATGCGTTTATTTTGTATATCGAAGATAAACTAAAAGAGTTTGATATCAATTTTACAAAAATAGCACAAGGTGTTCCTACTGGGGTTAGTCTAGAAAATGTTGATATATTGTCATTATCAAAAGCAATTCAAAGTAAAGTAAATATTTAA
- the dnaJ gene encoding molecular chaperone DnaJ gives MTEIDYYELLEVSKDADKSTIKKAYRKMAMKYHPDKNPDDSEAEERFKAVNEAYQVLSDEEKKSIYDRYGKAGLEGHGQGGGFSGGFDDLSSVFEEMFGGAFGGGGSRRRQRKSYNYNLDTAVDVVLEFNEAIFGCKKEIDFTYKTACKPCKGTGAKDGKMSTCKTCNGQGQVHSRQGFMTFAQTCPTCGGTGQAPSASCDACGGTGYDEVKDSFKVDIPEGVNDGMRIRVSGKGNISPEGSRGDLYLQIRVKEDSQFVRHDDDIYVEAPIFFTQVALGAKIKVPGLRGELELEIPKNAKDKQQFTFRGEGVKSVQGYGKGDFIVQIKIEYPKSLNDEQKELLEKLQESFGVESKQHETNFESMFDKVKKWFS, from the coding sequence TTGACTGAAATAGACTATTATGAATTATTAGAAGTTAGTAAAGATGCAGATAAAAGCACGATAAAAAAAGCCTACAGAAAAATGGCTATGAAATACCATCCAGATAAAAATCCTGATGATTCAGAAGCTGAAGAAAGATTCAAAGCTGTAAATGAAGCATATCAAGTATTAAGTGATGAAGAAAAAAAATCAATTTATGATAGATACGGTAAAGCAGGACTTGAAGGTCATGGTCAAGGAGGAGGATTCTCTGGTGGTTTTGATGATTTAAGTTCAGTATTTGAAGAGATGTTTGGGGGAGCTTTCGGTGGAGGAGGTTCTAGAAGAAGACAAAGAAAATCATATAACTATAATTTAGACACAGCTGTGGATGTTGTTTTAGAATTTAATGAAGCAATATTTGGGTGTAAAAAAGAGATTGACTTTACTTATAAAACTGCTTGTAAACCTTGTAAAGGTACAGGAGCAAAAGATGGTAAAATGTCTACTTGTAAAACTTGTAATGGACAAGGTCAAGTGCATTCAAGACAAGGGTTTATGACATTTGCACAAACTTGTCCAACTTGTGGTGGTACTGGTCAAGCACCAAGTGCTTCATGTGACGCATGTGGTGGAACTGGGTATGATGAAGTAAAAGACTCCTTTAAAGTTGATATTCCTGAAGGTGTTAATGATGGGATGAGAATTAGAGTTTCAGGAAAAGGAAATATTTCACCTGAAGGTTCTAGAGGAGATTTATATTTACAAATAAGAGTTAAAGAGGATTCTCAATTTGTAAGACACGATGATGATATTTACGTAGAAGCTCCAATATTCTTTACTCAAGTAGCACTTGGAGCAAAAATAAAAGTTCCAGGTCTAAGAGGTGAACTTGAACTTGAAATTCCTAAAAATGCAAAAGATAAACAACAGTTTACTTTTAGGGGTGAAGGTGTAAAATCAGTTCAAGGATATGGTAAAGGTGATTTTATAGTACAAATCAAAATCGAATACCCTAAATCATTAAATGATGAACAAAAAGAGCTACTAGAAAAACTTCAAGAGAGTTTTGGTGTTGAAAGTAAACAACATGAAACTAACTTTGAATCAATGTTTGATAAAGTTAAAAAGTGGTTCTCTTAA
- a CDS encoding GGDEF domain-containing protein has product MKNNIIELIKSSGSTGVEFESISKIFRLYEQLKYATNLKQIAQDIYFWLHNEFRIDNMTFTLFDINKNEKENILVEGESFYLDDDFTNFFIVNTHTSLNATISFKAISKVHNRILQDQYHIIDGAFDLISPIVQNGILKKNYVESSSIDSVTNVYNRNYLVETLTRHLSLSKNKQSHIYFLMIGVDHFKAVIDEFDHDIGDKVLVELAKTIHSNVSQFDLVGRLTGDEFLVTLLSTEYEHEVTSLAHKIISDFAQTEILVNENTKQILKKTICIGMDKHIVSDKESINETIKNADIALYEAKNKGRSTFFNYEDLRVEDTIDLF; this is encoded by the coding sequence ATGAAAAATAATATTATAGAGCTTATAAAGTCATCTGGTTCAACAGGTGTAGAATTTGAAAGTATTTCTAAAATTTTTAGATTATATGAACAGTTAAAGTATGCAACTAATCTTAAACAAATTGCTCAAGATATTTATTTTTGGTTACATAATGAATTTAGAATAGATAATATGACTTTTACACTATTTGATATTAATAAAAATGAAAAAGAAAATATTTTAGTAGAAGGTGAAAGCTTTTATTTAGATGATGATTTTACAAACTTTTTTATTGTAAATACACATACAAGTTTAAATGCTACAATATCATTCAAAGCAATCTCAAAAGTTCATAATAGAATACTTCAAGATCAATATCACATAATTGATGGTGCTTTTGATTTAATTTCTCCAATTGTACAAAATGGTATTTTAAAGAAAAACTACGTCGAGTCTTCTTCAATTGATTCAGTTACAAATGTTTATAATAGAAACTATTTAGTGGAAACTCTTACAAGACATTTAAGCTTATCTAAAAACAAACAATCTCATATCTATTTTTTAATGATTGGAGTTGATCATTTTAAAGCAGTTATTGATGAGTTTGACCATGATATAGGTGATAAAGTACTAGTAGAGCTTGCTAAAACAATTCACTCAAATGTAAGTCAGTTTGATTTAGTTGGTAGATTAACAGGGGATGAATTTTTAGTTACTTTACTTAGTACTGAGTATGAGCATGAAGTTACATCACTTGCGCATAAAATAATATCTGATTTTGCACAAACTGAAATCCTTGTTAATGAAAATACTAAGCAAATCCTGAAAAAAACTATTTGTATAGGAATGGATAAGCATATAGTTAGTGATAAAGAAAGTATTAATGAGACAATAAAAAATGCAGATATAGCTTTATATGAAGCTAAAAATAAAGGTAGAAGTACTTTTTTTAATTATGAGGATTTAAGAGTAGAAGATACAATAGATTTATTTTAA
- a CDS encoding GGDEF domain-containing protein, translating into MTLNCEKIINENEKLKLSDLEKSCINTFEYLNLHHNVNFLKIKAVSKENEFIFFDNISHDLKLIDILKFKQNCDTDILFEFYASDDENNNIVKSHLNSIKFSLQVFSQSIFNKYMEKTIDELSLVDHITGAYNRCYLQNYIQAIFSLANREQKKVAFVKIAIDQFKAVIDEFDYSTGDKVLKTLSSSLKKSVRESDIVIKISNDEFLVILMNIINEENATIASQKLINNFSEEKVVVNEATNQVLMKTICTGISIYPDDATTLDEILKKSDIALYEAQNRGRGQVFKFTEEETHTIDFF; encoded by the coding sequence ATGACTTTAAATTGTGAAAAAATAATTAATGAAAATGAAAAATTAAAATTATCAGACTTAGAAAAATCTTGTATAAATACTTTTGAATATCTAAATCTTCATCATAATGTCAATTTTCTAAAAATTAAAGCAGTAAGTAAAGAAAATGAGTTTATTTTTTTTGATAATATAAGCCATGACTTAAAGTTAATAGATATTTTAAAATTTAAACAAAATTGTGACACTGATATATTATTTGAATTTTATGCTAGTGATGATGAGAACAACAACATTGTTAAAAGTCATTTAAATAGTATAAAATTTTCATTACAAGTTTTTTCTCAATCTATTTTCAATAAATATATGGAAAAAACAATTGATGAGCTATCATTAGTAGATCATATAACAGGCGCTTATAATAGATGTTATTTACAAAATTATATCCAGGCAATTTTTAGTTTAGCAAATAGAGAACAAAAAAAAGTTGCTTTTGTAAAAATAGCAATTGATCAATTCAAAGCAGTTATTGATGAATTTGATTACTCAACAGGAGATAAAGTTTTAAAAACACTTTCTAGTTCTTTAAAGAAATCTGTTAGGGAATCAGACATAGTTATTAAAATTTCTAATGATGAATTTTTAGTAATACTTATGAATATAATTAATGAAGAAAATGCTACAATTGCGTCACAGAAACTTATTAATAATTTTAGTGAAGAGAAGGTTGTAGTTAATGAAGCTACAAATCAAGTCTTAATGAAAACAATTTGTACTGGTATATCTATTTATCCAGATGATGCAACAACATTAGATGAAATACTTAAAAAATCAGATATTGCATTATATGAAGCTCAAAATAGAGGAAGAGGACAGGTATTTAAATTTACTGAAGAAGAGACTCATACAATAGATTTTTTCTAA
- a CDS encoding ferritin-like domain-containing protein, protein MDYFSNLEEVILSNEPKDKIAKFKVFYKNFKENNFFFNNDYTPYKMQNPSYETFLNIVKPTTLPKIKNFNSIEGKKYLLHTILHIEYSAIDLALDAALRYKDLPKDYYEDWLEVANDEVRHFLMLEKLLNELGGKYGDFDVHKNLFEAMEKTPEFLRRMAAVPRYLEANGLDQNPKIMEKLNSNKDEFNDKILDALNTILIEEVDHVSKGDRWFKYACDLENLPHDSTYLEIIEDVFPGSTKRKMDLNFEDRKKAGFSCDELKILSKKADCS, encoded by the coding sequence ATGGATTATTTTTCAAATTTAGAAGAGGTTATATTATCAAATGAACCCAAAGATAAAATAGCAAAATTTAAAGTTTTTTATAAAAACTTTAAAGAAAATAACTTTTTTTTCAATAATGACTACACTCCATATAAAATGCAAAACCCATCATATGAAACTTTTTTAAATATTGTAAAACCTACAACTTTACCAAAAATCAAAAATTTCAATTCAATTGAAGGTAAAAAGTATTTATTACATACTATTTTACATATTGAATATTCTGCAATTGATTTAGCTTTAGATGCAGCATTAAGATATAAAGACTTACCAAAAGATTATTACGAAGATTGGTTAGAAGTAGCAAATGATGAAGTAAGACACTTTTTAATGTTGGAGAAACTACTAAATGAACTTGGTGGAAAGTATGGAGATTTTGATGTTCACAAAAATCTTTTTGAAGCTATGGAAAAAACACCTGAGTTTTTAAGAAGAATGGCAGCAGTTCCAAGATATTTAGAAGCAAATGGCTTGGATCAAAATCCAAAAATTATGGAGAAGTTAAATTCAAATAAAGATGAATTTAATGATAAAATATTAGATGCTTTAAACACAATTTTAATTGAAGAAGTTGATCATGTATCAAAGGGTGATAGATGGTTTAAATATGCATGTGATTTAGAAAACTTACCACATGATAGTACATATTTAGAAATTATTGAAGATGTATTTCCTGGTTCTACAAAAAGAAAGATGGACTTAAATTTTGAGGATAGAAAAAAAGCAGGTTTTTCTTGTGATGAATTAAAAATATTATCTAAAAAAGCTGACTGTAGTTAA
- a CDS encoding dUTP diphosphatase codes for MLYKEFKESIKSLGFNTMEDFIKYAGVTSDEVLDWEDKNQVPYIVSLVLHLLKGEKELPSTSSLDNVVEECLPLATLLDEASSFPHKLEEMFLLQKKLNDSTNGKNWELGINKFGKEINWLRCIHMEVAELIESTPWKHWKNINSEPDMNNIHVELVDIWHFLMSYILQETNVPKAVSLVNTHCIYEAVTEVDVKFMMTEAEKLSYIALAIDTGNMPSFSGVERFIDQFFRCCKISGLSFMWLQKLYIGKNCLNQFRQDHGYKEGTYIKQWNGKEDNVVMVDILEKMDDVSFDDLYSKLEDAYNSCK; via the coding sequence TTGTTATATAAAGAGTTTAAAGAGAGTATTAAATCTTTAGGATTTAATACTATGGAAGATTTTATAAAATATGCTGGTGTAACATCTGATGAAGTTTTAGACTGGGAAGATAAAAATCAAGTACCTTATATTGTTTCACTAGTTTTACATTTGTTAAAAGGAGAAAAAGAGTTACCTAGTACCTCTTCTTTAGATAATGTAGTTGAAGAGTGTTTACCTTTAGCAACGCTTTTAGATGAAGCTTCATCTTTTCCCCATAAATTAGAAGAGATGTTCTTATTGCAAAAAAAGCTTAATGACTCTACTAATGGTAAAAACTGGGAGCTTGGTATTAATAAGTTTGGAAAAGAGATAAATTGGCTTAGATGTATTCATATGGAAGTTGCAGAATTAATTGAATCAACTCCATGGAAACACTGGAAAAATATCAATTCTGAGCCAGATATGAATAATATTCATGTTGAATTAGTTGATATTTGGCACTTCTTAATGTCTTATATTTTACAAGAAACAAATGTACCAAAAGCAGTATCTTTAGTAAATACACATTGTATTTATGAAGCAGTAACTGAAGTAGATGTGAAATTCATGATGACTGAGGCTGAAAAATTATCTTATATAGCTTTAGCAATTGATACAGGAAATATGCCATCATTTAGTGGGGTTGAAAGATTTATTGATCAATTCTTTAGATGTTGTAAAATTTCTGGATTGTCATTTATGTGGTTACAAAAATTATATATTGGTAAAAATTGTTTAAATCAATTTAGACAAGACCATGGATATAAAGAGGGAACTTATATAAAACAGTGGAATGGTAAAGAAGATAATGTTGTGATGGTAGATATCTTAGAAAAAATGGATGATGTTAGTTTTGATGATTTATATTCAAAATTAGAAGATGCTTACAATAGTTGTAAATAA
- a CDS encoding PAS domain-containing sensor histidine kinase has translation MSLQNIILKINDEKIKIIKLWLEDDNFKKLIDIHKLNEDIIIKRYAIAVWDYYFNCVVHKNQAGVSTLVIDFIKYLKKHELKSYELFIVYSAFKNSIIEYCYKHDYHSLEIIKDINDYFEQIFSQILNVYSKSIKDIEKALNKSVDIVDKYVLMNRCDKEGFITSVSSAFCSISGYNNYELIGKNYINILHNDENKNILEKILKTIKIDEKWQGKLKYRKKNGNYYWVQATIHPNFDNLGEIIGFDAVYQDITAQIEFEKQQSILIEQSKSAAMGEMISMIAHQWRQPLQAVSILVQKLSLLKEIDGEISDELLNEVISQVVGQLDYMSKTIDDFRDYFKPNKRKESIYIENVVKKSIDFLDYLFRVNLVRVNYVNSSKSSLEIYLNEIVQVLINLCKNSIDAMIDKNIKERVIDIKTYEIKDQLVIELEDNAGGIKEEILNKIFEPYFSTKNDKNGTGLGLYMSKQIIQKHSNGEIYVENTVKGSKFTVKLPLN, from the coding sequence ATGAGTTTACAAAATATAATACTAAAAATTAATGATGAAAAAATCAAAATTATAAAATTATGGCTAGAAGATGATAACTTTAAAAAATTAATTGATATACATAAATTAAATGAAGATATAATTATTAAGCGATATGCAATTGCTGTATGGGATTACTATTTTAATTGTGTAGTACATAAAAATCAAGCAGGTGTATCTACATTAGTAATTGATTTTATCAAGTATCTAAAAAAACATGAATTGAAATCTTATGAACTTTTTATTGTTTATTCTGCTTTTAAAAATTCTATAATAGAGTATTGTTACAAACATGATTATCACTCACTTGAAATAATAAAAGATATAAATGATTATTTTGAACAAATATTTTCTCAAATATTAAATGTTTATTCAAAATCAATTAAAGATATAGAAAAAGCTCTAAATAAATCAGTTGATATTGTAGATAAATATGTTTTAATGAATAGGTGTGATAAAGAAGGTTTTATAACTTCAGTCTCATCTGCTTTTTGTAGTATTTCTGGATACAATAATTATGAATTGATTGGCAAAAACTATATTAATATTTTACATAATGATGAAAATAAAAATATATTGGAAAAAATACTTAAAACTATTAAAATTGATGAAAAATGGCAAGGTAAGTTAAAATATCGTAAAAAAAATGGAAATTATTATTGGGTACAGGCAACTATTCATCCCAATTTTGATAATTTAGGAGAAATAATTGGCTTTGATGCAGTTTATCAAGATATAACAGCACAAATAGAGTTTGAAAAGCAACAAAGTATATTAATAGAACAATCTAAATCAGCTGCTATGGGTGAAATGATATCTATGATTGCACATCAATGGAGACAGCCATTACAAGCTGTTTCAATATTAGTTCAAAAGCTTTCTTTACTTAAAGAGATTGATGGCGAAATTAGTGATGAATTATTAAATGAGGTTATATCGCAAGTTGTAGGTCAGTTAGATTATATGTCTAAAACAATTGATGACTTTAGAGATTATTTTAAACCTAATAAAAGAAAAGAGAGTATTTATATTGAAAATGTAGTTAAAAAATCAATAGATTTCTTGGATTATTTATTTAGAGTTAATTTAGTAAGAGTTAATTATGTAAATAGTTCTAAAAGTTCTTTAGAAATATACTTAAATGAAATTGTACAAGTATTAATTAACCTTTGTAAAAACTCTATTGATGCTATGATTGATAAGAATATAAAAGAAAGAGTAATTGATATTAAAACTTATGAAATAAAAGACCAGCTAGTAATTGAGTTAGAAGATAATGCTGGTGGAATAAAAGAAGAGATTCTAAATAAAATTTTTGAACCATACTTTTCAACAAAAAATGATAAAAATGGAACAGGATTGGGGTTATATATGAGTAAGCAAATTATACAAAAGCATTCAAATGGAGAAATCTATGTTGAAAATACTGTAAAAGGTTCAAAATTTACAGTAAAATTACCATTAAATTAG
- a CDS encoding MBL fold metallo-hydrolase, which produces MDIKVQAMGDYQTNCYIVTIDDKNIIIDPGVDALRWIKNNVKNPIAVLNTHGHFDHVWSNQIVKETYNIKLYTPIDDEFMLEKDPYGMGMPPSTPDVLIQPDQEIEIEGIKIKFHHFPGHTPGCSAIQIGSHLFTGDFIFKGTIGRFDFPNSNATLMRRSLDKILKWTEDFHIYPGHGDKTTLKSEISTLKQWQSYIQG; this is translated from the coding sequence ATGGATATAAAAGTACAAGCAATGGGTGATTATCAAACTAATTGTTATATCGTTACAATTGATGATAAAAATATAATTATAGATCCAGGAGTAGATGCGTTAAGATGGATTAAGAACAATGTAAAAAATCCAATAGCTGTTTTAAATACTCATGGTCACTTTGATCACGTATGGTCAAATCAAATTGTAAAAGAGACTTATAACATAAAACTTTATACTCCAATTGATGATGAATTTATGCTTGAAAAAGATCCTTATGGTATGGGAATGCCCCCTTCAACTCCTGATGTATTAATTCAACCAGACCAAGAAATTGAAATAGAAGGGATTAAAATAAAATTCCATCACTTCCCAGGTCATACCCCTGGATGTTCAGCCATTCAAATTGGTTCTCATTTGTTCACAGGTGATTTTATTTTTAAAGGAACTATAGGAAGATTTGACTTTCCTAATTCAAATGCTACGTTAATGAGACGTAGTTTAGATAAAATACTTAAATGGACTGAAGATTTCCACATTTACCCAGGTCATGGGGATAAAACGACTTTAAAAAGCGAAATTTCTACATTAAAACAGTGGCAATCATATATACAAGGATAA
- a CDS encoding gamma carbonic anhydrase family protein, whose protein sequence is MILKFKEFYPQIHPTAWIAPSADVVGNVTIGENSSVWYGCVIRSDVNKVIIGKNTNVQDLSCIHTDVDSQTILGDNVTIGHKVMLHGCIVEDNCLIGMSATVLDNAVIGEGSIVGANSLVTAGKVFPPQSLIMGSPAKVVKTLTDEDREKLIKHAGHYVDYKNEYS, encoded by the coding sequence ATGATTTTAAAATTCAAAGAATTTTACCCACAAATCCATCCTACAGCTTGGATTGCACCAAGTGCTGATGTAGTTGGTAATGTAACTATTGGAGAAAACTCTTCAGTTTGGTATGGTTGTGTAATTAGAAGTGATGTTAATAAAGTAATTATTGGTAAAAACACAAATGTTCAAGATTTATCATGTATTCATACAGATGTTGATTCTCAAACAATTTTAGGTGATAATGTAACTATTGGACATAAAGTTATGCTTCATGGATGTATTGTTGAAGACAATTGTCTAATTGGTATGAGTGCAACTGTTTTAGATAATGCTGTTATTGGAGAAGGAAGTATAGTTGGTGCTAATTCACTTGTAACTGCTGGAAAAGTATTTCCACCTCAAAGTTTAATTATGGGAAGCCCTGCAAAAGTTGTTAAAACTCTAACTGATGAAGATAGAGAAAAATTAATCAAACATGCAGGGCATTATGTAGATTATAAAAACGAATATAGTTAA